One part of the Nostoc sp. PCC 7120 = FACHB-418 genome encodes these proteins:
- a CDS encoding transaldolase: MTKNLLEQLREMTVVVADTGDIQAIEKFTPRDATTNPSLITAAAKMPEYQEIVDQTLLQAKKDAGAGASKGQIVSLAFDRLAVSFGLKILQIIPGRVSTEVDARLSYDTEATITKARELIAQYKAAGIGPERVLIKIASTWEGIKAAEILEKEGIHCNLTLLFGLHQAIACAEAGITLISPFVGRILDWYKKETGRDSYPSAEDPGVLSVTTIYNYYKKFGYKTEVMGASFRNIGEITELAGSDLLTISPGLLGELQATIGELPRKLDPAKAATLDIDKISIDKATFDKMHAADRMAYDKLDEGIKGFTKALEELETLLAERLARLEVVASH, translated from the coding sequence ATGACTAAAAATCTACTAGAACAATTGCGAGAAATGACTGTAGTAGTTGCTGATACAGGTGATATTCAAGCAATTGAAAAGTTTACACCCCGCGACGCGACCACCAATCCCTCTCTGATTACGGCAGCCGCTAAAATGCCAGAATATCAGGAAATTGTTGATCAAACCTTACTCCAAGCTAAAAAAGACGCAGGCGCAGGGGCTAGCAAAGGTCAAATTGTCTCCCTCGCTTTCGACCGTCTGGCGGTATCCTTTGGATTAAAGATTTTACAAATTATCCCTGGTCGCGTTTCTACAGAAGTAGATGCCCGCTTGTCTTACGATACTGAAGCTACTATCACCAAAGCACGGGAATTAATCGCTCAATATAAAGCGGCTGGTATTGGCCCAGAACGGGTTTTGATTAAAATTGCCTCTACTTGGGAAGGTATCAAGGCTGCGGAAATTCTGGAAAAAGAGGGTATTCATTGTAACTTGACATTGTTGTTTGGATTGCATCAGGCGATCGCTTGTGCCGAAGCCGGTATCACCTTAATTTCTCCCTTCGTTGGTCGGATTCTCGACTGGTACAAAAAAGAAACCGGACGTGATAGCTACCCTTCTGCGGAAGACCCAGGTGTATTATCAGTTACTACAATTTACAACTACTACAAGAAGTTTGGCTATAAGACCGAAGTTATGGGAGCTAGTTTCCGTAACATTGGTGAAATTACTGAACTAGCAGGTAGCGATTTACTAACGATTTCCCCTGGTTTATTAGGTGAACTACAAGCCACCATTGGTGAACTACCCCGTAAACTCGACCCAGCTAAAGCAGCAACTTTGGATATAGACAAGATTTCCATCGATAAAGCTACATTTGACAAAATGCACGCTGCCGATCGCATGGCTTATGACAAACTAGATGAAGGTATCAAAGGTTTTACCAAAGCACTAGAAGAGTTAGAAACACTACTAGCAGAAAGACTAGCTCGTCTAGAAGTAGTAGCAAGTCACTAG
- the pyk gene encoding pyruvate kinase: MRRTKIICTVGPATSAPERLEALVEAGMNVARLNFSHGAYDFHAQTAQYLRQISADRQKPVAIMQDLCGPKIRLGTLPPEGLMVEAGQEVTFVLQEKGSSLDELPLPLPTLFAMVRPGEPILINDGRVKLIVTDRDADRIRAIAKIGGLLSTRKGVNLPATRLPVSSITEKDLQDLRFGIDLSVDWVAVSFVRSPYDLEPAQRMIEAAGKTIRVIAKIERPEAVEQIDSIIDVADAIMIARGDLGVEMPIHEVPLIQKDIIRRCNQAGKPVITATQMLESMISAPDPTRAEATDVANSILDGTDAVMLSGETAVGQYPVAAVQVMHDIAVTTEKSLQEGSKHCLSHEAGGLSVTESVAEAVCRIAYETGAKAILCNTTSGSTAKLVSKYRPTTPIFALTPDETAYHQLALSWGVEPLLTPPVHNAEEMFMNLINTAVRTGLVHDGDKVVITSGVPIGKSGTTSLIKVHSIGQPITA, translated from the coding sequence ATGCGTCGAACTAAAATTATCTGTACTGTAGGCCCGGCTACATCTGCACCAGAACGTTTAGAAGCGTTGGTAGAAGCTGGGATGAATGTAGCACGGCTGAATTTTTCTCATGGAGCTTATGACTTCCATGCCCAAACTGCTCAGTATTTGCGGCAAATCAGTGCTGACAGACAAAAGCCTGTGGCGATTATGCAAGACCTATGCGGGCCGAAGATTCGCTTGGGAACTTTACCACCAGAAGGGTTAATGGTAGAGGCTGGTCAGGAAGTGACTTTTGTCTTGCAAGAAAAGGGTAGTAGTCTTGATGAATTGCCTTTACCTTTGCCGACCTTGTTCGCAATGGTACGACCTGGGGAACCAATCTTAATTAATGATGGTCGTGTCAAGTTGATTGTGACAGATCGCGATGCCGATCGCATTCGGGCTATTGCCAAAATCGGGGGTCTTCTTTCTACCCGTAAGGGTGTTAACCTGCCAGCGACTCGTTTACCTGTCAGTTCCATCACCGAAAAGGACTTGCAGGATTTGCGTTTTGGCATCGATTTGAGTGTAGATTGGGTGGCGGTGTCTTTTGTGCGATCGCCTTATGACCTCGAACCAGCGCAACGGATGATTGAAGCGGCGGGGAAAACTATTCGGGTAATCGCCAAAATTGAACGTCCAGAAGCCGTTGAGCAAATTGATTCTATCATCGACGTTGCTGATGCGATTATGATTGCTCGTGGTGACTTGGGTGTGGAAATGCCTATCCATGAAGTCCCATTGATTCAAAAGGACATCATTCGCCGTTGCAACCAAGCTGGTAAGCCCGTGATTACAGCAACGCAAATGCTAGAGTCGATGATTAGCGCTCCCGATCCCACCCGTGCGGAGGCTACAGACGTTGCTAACTCTATTCTCGATGGTACAGATGCCGTCATGCTCTCTGGGGAAACGGCTGTAGGACAATATCCCGTCGCCGCCGTCCAGGTTATGCACGATATCGCCGTGACTACAGAAAAGTCTTTGCAAGAGGGTAGTAAACATTGCTTATCCCATGAAGCAGGTGGTCTGAGTGTCACCGAATCTGTAGCTGAAGCGGTCTGTCGTATCGCCTACGAAACAGGCGCAAAAGCGATTCTTTGCAACACCACATCAGGGAGTACAGCAAAGCTCGTGTCGAAATATCGTCCGACTACACCCATTTTTGCGTTGACCCCCGACGAAACCGCCTACCATCAGTTAGCACTTTCTTGGGGTGTGGAACCTTTATTAACCCCACCAGTCCACAATGCGGAAGAAATGTTTATGAATCTCATCAACACCGCCGTGAGAACGGGTTTGGTGCATGACGGTGACAAGGTAGTTATTACTTCTGGAGTGCCAATTGGTAAATCAGGCACAACTAGTTTAATTAAAGTGCATTCTATTGGACAACCAATCACCGCCTAA
- the gap gene encoding type I glyceraldehyde-3-phosphate dehydrogenase, producing the protein MAKLKVGINGFGRIGRLVLRAGINNPNIEFVGINDLVPPDNLAYLLKYDSTHGRLRSQVETKDDGIVIDGHFIPCVSVRNPAELPWGKLGADYVVESTGLFTDSEGASKHLQAGARRVIISAPTKDPDRVRTLLVGVNHDLFDPSKDLIVSNASCTTNCLAPIAKVINDNFGLTEGLMTTVHAMTATQPTVDGPSKKDWRGGRGAAQNIIPSSTGAAKAVALVLPELKGKLTGMAFRVPTPDVSVVDLTFKTAKATSYKEICAAMKQASEGSLAGILGYTDEEVVSTDFQGDTHSSIFDAGAGIELNSNFFKVVAWYDNEWGYSNRVVDLMLSMVQKEQLAAV; encoded by the coding sequence TTGGCGAAATTAAAAGTTGGCATCAATGGATTCGGTCGTATCGGGCGACTTGTGCTTCGTGCTGGCATTAACAACCCCAACATTGAGTTTGTCGGGATTAACGACCTCGTACCACCCGATAACCTAGCTTACTTATTAAAGTACGACTCTACCCACGGTAGGTTAAGAAGCCAGGTTGAAACCAAAGATGATGGTATTGTTATCGATGGACATTTTATTCCCTGTGTATCAGTCAGAAACCCAGCAGAATTACCTTGGGGAAAATTAGGTGCTGATTACGTCGTAGAATCGACTGGATTATTTACTGATTCTGAGGGCGCATCTAAGCATCTACAAGCAGGGGCGAGGCGCGTCATAATTTCCGCACCTACCAAAGACCCGGATAGAGTGCGGACGCTGTTGGTTGGGGTGAACCATGATTTATTTGACCCCAGCAAAGATTTAATTGTCTCCAATGCTAGCTGTACCACTAACTGCCTAGCACCCATTGCTAAGGTAATCAACGACAACTTTGGTTTAACCGAAGGGTTAATGACCACAGTTCATGCCATGACTGCTACCCAACCCACGGTAGACGGCCCCAGCAAAAAAGACTGGCGCGGTGGTAGAGGTGCAGCCCAAAATATTATTCCCTCTTCCACAGGTGCAGCCAAAGCAGTGGCGTTGGTTTTACCAGAGTTGAAAGGTAAGTTAACTGGTATGGCTTTCCGCGTTCCTACCCCAGATGTTTCCGTTGTAGATTTAACATTCAAAACTGCCAAAGCCACCAGCTACAAAGAAATTTGTGCAGCGATGAAGCAAGCATCTGAAGGTTCACTAGCTGGTATTCTTGGTTACACCGACGAAGAAGTAGTTTCCACAGATTTTCAGGGTGATACTCATTCCAGCATCTTCGACGCAGGCGCGGGGATCGAGCTAAACTCCAACTTCTTCAAGGTAGTAGCTTGGTATGACAACGAGTGGGGCTACTCTAATCGTGTAGTTGACCTGATGTTGTCAATGGTACAAAAAGAACAACTGGCTGCTGTTTAA
- a CDS encoding phosphoketolase family protein, producing MTLASPPQIKPLTDEELHKINAYWRAANYLSVGQIYLLDNPLLREPLNKEHVKPRLLGHWGTTPGLNFIYVHLNRIIKKYDQSMVYIAGPGHGGPGLVANTYLEGTYSEYYPNISQDAGGMQKLFKQFSFPGGIPSHVAPETPGSIHEGGELGYALVHAFGAAFDNPDLIVAAVVGDGEAETGALATSWHSNKFLNPASDGAVLPILHLNGYKIANPTVLARLSYEELESLFVGYGYKPYFVEGSDPALVHQQMAAILDTVIAEIHSIQREARVHGFSKRPQWPMIILRTPKGWTGPKEVDGKKTEDYWRSHQVPFGNVTGNPEHLKLLEEWLKSYKPEELFDANGKLIPELAELAPKGDRRMGDNPHANGGILLRDLVMPDFQNYAIEVPQPGRVMAEATQVTGKFLRDVMKLNLDSRNFRVFGPDETASNRINAVLDVTDRTWVAQKLPEDDHLDPSGRVMEILSETCCQGWLEGYLLTGRHGFFSCYEAFIHIIDSMFNQHAKWLKTTRHISWRRPVASLNYLLTSHVWRQDHNGFSHQDPGFIDHVVNKKSEIIRVYLPPDANTLLSVTDHCLRSRNYVNVIVAGKQPALQFLDMDAAVKHCTKGIGIWEWASNDQGSEPDVVMACAGDVPTLETLAAVDILRQHFPDLKVRVVNVVDLMTLQPKTEHPHGLNPKDFETIFTTDKPIIFAFHGYPWLIHRLTYRQPNHNNLHVRGYKEEGTTTTPFDMVVLNDLDRFHLVMDVIDRVPKLGYKAAYVKQQLQDKLIEHKHYISQHGEDMPDISDWQWPY from the coding sequence ATGACTTTAGCAAGTCCTCCACAGATAAAGCCTTTAACAGACGAAGAACTGCATAAAATCAACGCCTACTGGCGTGCAGCCAACTATTTGTCAGTTGGACAAATTTATCTACTTGATAATCCCTTACTAAGAGAACCACTCAACAAAGAACACGTTAAACCCCGTCTCTTAGGACACTGGGGAACTACGCCAGGACTGAACTTTATTTATGTCCATCTCAATCGGATTATCAAGAAATACGACCAGAGTATGGTTTATATCGCCGGCCCTGGTCACGGCGGGCCTGGACTGGTAGCGAATACTTATCTAGAAGGGACATACAGCGAGTATTACCCCAACATCTCCCAAGATGCTGGCGGGATGCAGAAACTTTTCAAACAGTTCTCCTTCCCTGGTGGTATTCCCAGCCACGTAGCACCGGAAACCCCTGGTTCAATTCATGAGGGTGGTGAACTGGGTTATGCTCTTGTTCATGCCTTTGGTGCGGCTTTTGATAATCCTGATTTAATTGTGGCGGCTGTTGTTGGTGATGGGGAAGCGGAAACAGGCGCATTAGCTACTAGTTGGCATTCCAACAAGTTCCTCAACCCGGCTAGTGATGGCGCAGTACTGCCAATTCTCCACCTCAATGGGTATAAAATTGCTAACCCCACAGTCCTAGCACGGTTAAGCTACGAAGAGTTAGAAAGCTTATTTGTCGGCTATGGATACAAACCTTATTTTGTCGAAGGTTCTGATCCCGCCCTTGTGCATCAACAGATGGCAGCTATTTTAGATACAGTGATTGCGGAAATTCACAGTATCCAAAGAGAAGCCCGTGTACATGGATTTAGCAAGCGTCCCCAGTGGCCGATGATTATCCTCAGGACTCCCAAAGGATGGACAGGGCCAAAAGAAGTAGATGGCAAGAAAACAGAAGATTACTGGCGATCGCACCAAGTACCCTTTGGCAATGTTACAGGTAATCCAGAACACCTGAAATTACTAGAAGAATGGCTCAAGAGTTACAAACCAGAAGAACTCTTTGATGCTAACGGCAAACTCATACCAGAATTAGCAGAATTAGCACCAAAAGGCGATCGGCGTATGGGAGATAATCCCCACGCTAACGGCGGTATCCTGTTGCGTGACCTGGTGATGCCAGATTTTCAAAACTACGCCATTGAAGTTCCCCAACCAGGTAGAGTCATGGCGGAAGCCACCCAAGTCACAGGCAAATTCCTGCGGGATGTGATGAAGCTCAACCTAGACAGCCGTAACTTCCGTGTCTTCGGCCCTGATGAAACAGCATCAAATCGCATCAACGCCGTCTTAGATGTCACCGATAGAACTTGGGTTGCTCAAAAGCTACCAGAAGATGACCACCTTGATCCCAGTGGTCGGGTGATGGAAATCCTCAGTGAAACCTGCTGTCAAGGATGGTTAGAAGGATATCTGCTGACAGGTCGTCATGGATTCTTCTCCTGTTACGAAGCCTTTATCCATATCATTGACTCCATGTTCAACCAGCACGCCAAATGGTTGAAAACCACCCGCCACATTTCATGGCGCAGACCTGTGGCTTCCCTCAACTACCTACTGACCTCCCACGTTTGGCGACAAGACCATAACGGATTCTCTCACCAAGACCCCGGATTTATCGATCATGTAGTTAACAAAAAATCTGAGATCATTCGGGTATATCTTCCCCCCGATGCCAACACCTTATTATCGGTGACAGACCACTGTTTAAGAAGCCGTAACTATGTCAACGTCATAGTTGCAGGTAAACAGCCAGCATTACAATTCCTAGACATGGATGCAGCAGTTAAACACTGCACCAAAGGCATTGGTATTTGGGAATGGGCTAGCAACGACCAAGGTAGTGAACCAGATGTAGTCATGGCTTGCGCCGGAGATGTTCCCACCCTAGAAACTTTGGCAGCTGTAGACATTTTGCGCCAACACTTCCCGGATTTAAAAGTACGGGTAGTCAACGTTGTCGATTTGATGACACTACAACCCAAAACAGAACATCCCCACGGTCTAAATCCCAAAGACTTCGAGACTATTTTCACTACCGACAAACCCATTATTTTCGCCTTTCATGGCTACCCTTGGCTAATCCATCGCCTAACCTATCGCCAACCCAACCACAACAACCTCCATGTGCGCGGTTACAAGGAAGAAGGAACCACCACCACTCCCTTTGATATGGTTGTGCTGAACGACCTCGATCGCTTCCATCTAGTCATGGACGTAATTGATCGCGTACCAAAACTGGGCTACAAAGCAGCCTACGTCAAGCAACAACTACAAGACAAGCTCATCGAACACAAACACTACATTTCCCAACACGGCGAAGATATGCCAGACATTAGTGACTGGCAATGGCCGTATTAG
- a CDS encoding 2-phosphosulfolactate phosphatase family protein, producing MKLFVYHTPELTPKDQVPDCAIAVDVLRATSTIATVLSAGGEAVQVFSDLDELIAVSEAWPPQKRLRAGERGGGKVTGFELGNSPLDCTPELVEGRRLFISTTNGTRALKRVQDSATVLTAAFINRAAVVQYLLEKQPEIVWIVGSGWEGSYSLEDTACAGAIAHSVVEKSQLPPEELAGNDEVISAIALYSQWQNNLLGLFHHASHGKRLLRLECYEDLKYCSQTDVLTVLPIQQEAGVFKTKN from the coding sequence GTGAAGCTATTTGTATACCATACTCCGGAATTAACCCCCAAAGATCAGGTTCCCGACTGCGCGATCGCGGTCGATGTCTTACGAGCTACCAGCACAATTGCCACAGTCCTTTCTGCTGGTGGCGAAGCTGTGCAAGTCTTCAGCGATTTGGATGAACTCATTGCAGTTAGTGAAGCATGGCCTCCACAAAAACGGCTACGAGCCGGAGAGCGTGGTGGTGGGAAAGTCACTGGTTTTGAACTGGGTAACTCTCCCCTTGACTGCACACCAGAACTGGTGGAGGGACGACGCTTGTTTATTAGTACTACTAATGGTACTCGTGCTTTAAAACGAGTACAAGACTCTGCCACTGTTCTCACAGCCGCCTTTATTAACCGGGCAGCAGTAGTACAATATCTTCTAGAAAAACAACCAGAAATAGTCTGGATTGTCGGCTCAGGCTGGGAAGGTAGTTATTCTTTAGAAGATACCGCTTGTGCTGGGGCGATCGCCCATAGTGTTGTGGAAAAATCCCAGCTACCCCCTGAGGAATTAGCTGGTAATGACGAAGTGATTAGTGCGATCGCTCTTTACTCACAATGGCAAAACAATTTATTAGGATTATTCCATCATGCTAGTCACGGCAAACGTTTGTTACGCCTTGAATGTTATGAAGACCTAAAATATTGTTCCCAAACCGATGTTTTAACTGTCTTGCCCATTCAGCAAGAAGCAGGTGTATTTAAAACTAAAAACTAA